A part of Nostoc sp. C052 genomic DNA contains:
- a CDS encoding 3'-5' exonuclease: MNYNHRDFISKSGNKIIVDEERLDIFWSDTTPISEWYPTVNIPTYGALKTLVVDIETAGINPRENRIYAIGCMREIGEIAIFMDQAESKILLEFFKHLEASKPEVIYTYNGTEFDLPFLITRCELHGISHPFRIASKKRTIRTAQVRGEPLEIREVFIRNCLHVDIFICVLRWDFVAKELTNGRSLKQVVLEMGLRKQARLVLPYEEILACWKAGSGSRGWQKIKHYLIYDLEDTQLIANRLVPSYHYEALVVPGMNLQQLALAGNGTKWKQIFSHHYPGYKPKPDRKYKFQGGIAYSIPGLYKKVGYIDISSMYPKTILSKGIVSRKDTKRIGLSILQYLVNEKSRLEQVASTGDIVAKEKRESTKVLANSQFGFFGTSELAFNDMEAAALVTAYGRRILQFMIEVINHAGATPVEVDTDGVFFTHPNPEKVYATLQSQLPKGITVKLEFIANAMFIPQRGTKNYLLWLKDNWIIRKGSWRSRSRSKLEKEFPVEYLTYLIQKESTAEEYFREVKSQILSGKYPIEKLCITRKIRVGEKELLKLGKPGDVVIYYYGIRGITNTSTNESYSRQYYLDIIEKRREEILKIAAPEILENNKRQLSLF, from the coding sequence ATGAATTACAACCACCGAGATTTTATTAGCAAATCTGGTAATAAGATTATCGTTGATGAGGAAAGACTCGACATATTCTGGTCAGATACTACCCCAATATCTGAGTGGTATCCCACAGTAAATATTCCGACCTACGGGGCGCTCAAAACTCTGGTAGTCGATATTGAGACCGCAGGGATAAACCCAAGAGAAAATCGTATCTATGCAATTGGCTGTATGAGGGAGATAGGGGAGATTGCCATCTTTATGGATCAAGCCGAAAGCAAAATCCTCCTGGAGTTTTTCAAACACCTAGAAGCAAGCAAACCAGAAGTAATTTACACCTACAATGGAACAGAATTTGACCTACCATTTCTCATCACCCGCTGCGAGTTACATGGCATTTCTCATCCATTTAGAATTGCATCTAAGAAGCGCACTATCCGAACTGCCCAAGTACGCGGCGAACCACTGGAAATTCGAGAGGTATTCATCCGCAACTGCCTGCACGTAGATATCTTTATCTGCGTTCTCCGGTGGGATTTTGTCGCCAAGGAACTTACTAACGGGCGATCGCTTAAACAGGTGGTACTGGAAATGGGATTGCGTAAGCAAGCGCGACTGGTTCTCCCCTATGAAGAAATTCTCGCCTGCTGGAAAGCCGGTTCTGGTAGTAGGGGATGGCAGAAAATCAAGCATTACCTTATTTACGACTTGGAAGATACGCAACTCATAGCTAACAGACTTGTGCCCTCATATCACTATGAAGCACTGGTTGTACCGGGAATGAACCTCCAGCAGTTAGCTCTCGCTGGTAACGGCACCAAATGGAAGCAAATATTCTCGCATCACTACCCAGGATACAAACCCAAACCCGACCGTAAGTATAAATTTCAAGGGGGGATAGCCTACTCTATTCCAGGACTATATAAAAAGGTTGGATACATCGATATCAGTTCTATGTACCCCAAAACCATCTTGTCGAAAGGGATTGTCTCTCGTAAAGATACAAAGCGAATCGGCTTGAGCATCTTGCAATATTTGGTAAATGAGAAATCAAGGTTGGAACAAGTTGCCAGCACCGGAGACATTGTTGCCAAGGAAAAAAGAGAATCCACCAAAGTTTTAGCTAATTCTCAGTTTGGGTTCTTCGGAACATCGGAACTAGCCTTCAACGATATGGAAGCAGCCGCCTTAGTAACAGCTTACGGTCGGCGCATCCTACAATTCATGATTGAGGTAATCAATCATGCTGGCGCAACCCCTGTAGAAGTTGATACTGACGGGGTGTTCTTTACTCACCCCAACCCAGAAAAAGTCTATGCCACACTTCAGTCTCAATTACCCAAAGGAATAACCGTCAAATTAGAGTTTATTGCCAATGCAATGTTTATTCCGCAAAGGGGAACTAAGAACTATCTGTTATGGCTGAAAGATAACTGGATTATCCGCAAAGGTAGTTGGAGAAGCCGTTCTCGCTCAAAGCTAGAGAAAGAATTCCCTGTTGAATATCTAACCTACTTAATCCAAAAGGAATCCACAGCAGAGGAATATTTCAGAGAAGTAAAATCGCAGATTTTATCAGGAAAATACCCGATAGAAAAACTCTGCATTACTCGCAAAATTCGTGTTGGGGAAAAAGAACTTCTTAAATTAGGAAAGCCTGGTGATGTAGTAATTTACTATTACGGAATCAGAGGTATTACTAATACCAGCACTAATGAGAGCTATTCACGTCAATACTATCTTGACATTATCGAAAAAAGGCGAGAAGAAATCCTCAAAATAGCCGCTCCTGAAATACTAGAAAATAATAAACGTCAGTTATCTCTTTTCTAG
- a CDS encoding AAA family ATPase has translation MKNNPFTEITGQHTAKLLLTKAIEQNKIAPAYLFSSQVEGVGKGKTALAIANAILPRESRSAIAGENKHLDILQIKPTHPENTPQQKGIPAIRVEQVREAIEFLSTSAVKAKQKVVIIHEADMLNPTAANKLLKTLEEPKTGTFILISSYPQKLLPTIKSRCQIIPFQRLTDEEVISVLKDQQIEVTEKILAISSGSPGQAIANITMLASISKEITSQLEVPPDDILNALSLSNSISSWNHETQLWLLTYLQDNWWQKLKSTQLLAKFTQARKQLLHHVTPRSVWDNLLLP, from the coding sequence ATGAAAAACAACCCATTTACAGAAATCACCGGACAGCATACCGCCAAACTTCTCCTGACTAAAGCAATCGAACAGAATAAAATTGCTCCTGCATACCTATTTAGCAGTCAAGTTGAGGGAGTAGGGAAAGGAAAAACCGCTCTGGCGATCGCAAATGCGATACTCCCAAGAGAGAGTCGCTCTGCGATCGCAGGAGAAAATAAACATCTAGACATCTTACAAATCAAACCAACCCATCCCGAAAATACACCCCAGCAGAAAGGTATACCTGCTATTCGAGTAGAACAGGTGCGCGAGGCAATTGAATTTTTATCAACTAGTGCAGTCAAGGCCAAGCAAAAGGTGGTGATTATCCACGAAGCAGATATGCTCAACCCTACCGCCGCCAACAAACTTCTCAAGACGCTGGAAGAACCGAAAACTGGAACATTTATCCTGATCTCGTCGTATCCTCAAAAGCTATTACCCACTATCAAGAGTAGGTGTCAAATCATACCTTTCCAAAGGTTAACTGATGAGGAGGTTATCTCTGTTCTGAAAGACCAACAAATCGAGGTAACAGAAAAAATACTAGCTATCAGTTCAGGCAGTCCTGGTCAAGCGATCGCCAACATCACAATGTTAGCTTCCATCTCAAAAGAAATCACAAGTCAACTGGAAGTCCCTCCTGACGATATCCTCAACGCACTCAGTTTGAGTAACTCCATCTCAAGCTGGAATCACGAGACACAATTATGGCTGCTTACCTACCTGCAAGACAACTGGTGGCAGAAATTAAAAAGTACTCAATTGCTAGCTAAATTCACTCAAGCAAGGAAGCAATTGCTGCATCACGTTACTCCTAGAAGCGTTTGGGATAACCTACTTCTGCCATAG
- the holA gene encoding DNA polymerase III subunit delta: protein MTVYLYYGEDSYSLNQRIDYLVNQNVHAEWKAFNYVKLSGNEKNIAAKVFTEVMTLPFGEGNKIIQTDSDSLIGSLSNEDNNQELENHLSRIPSSNILLITGNKKPDSRRTVVKTILKYAQQEEFPLVPSWDKKGIVKLIGNYAAIHQVKLRPDVTDYLAEAIGNNTARANSEFAKLAVYASEQIISVEEVKYLVGNQNTDYLKLTIAMLRNHQSLAIVQVSKLLDNNEHPLKIVATLTSIFRTWLITKAGVETKLSDTKIAEIAELKNPKRLYYLKDEVKFVGVQKLKHSLTLLVQLEAELKSGVDNLTSRIAEISTI, encoded by the coding sequence ATGACTGTATATCTATACTACGGCGAAGATAGCTACTCACTCAATCAAAGAATTGATTATTTAGTGAATCAAAATGTTCATGCGGAATGGAAAGCTTTCAATTACGTCAAGCTATCTGGAAATGAGAAAAATATTGCTGCCAAAGTCTTTACTGAGGTTATGACCTTGCCCTTTGGAGAAGGTAACAAAATTATTCAAACAGATAGCGACTCTCTAATTGGAAGTTTATCTAATGAAGATAATAACCAAGAACTTGAAAATCACCTTTCCCGAATACCTTCAAGCAACATTCTACTAATTACTGGTAATAAAAAGCCAGATTCGCGCAGGACAGTAGTAAAAACGATCCTAAAATATGCCCAACAAGAAGAGTTTCCCCTCGTCCCTAGTTGGGATAAAAAGGGGATAGTTAAGTTGATAGGAAATTATGCAGCCATCCATCAAGTTAAACTCAGGCCAGATGTCACTGATTACCTAGCTGAAGCAATTGGCAATAACACTGCACGAGCCAATAGCGAATTCGCTAAACTTGCTGTTTATGCAAGCGAACAAATAATCTCTGTCGAGGAAGTAAAATATCTCGTTGGCAATCAGAATACTGACTACCTAAAGCTTACTATTGCTATGTTAAGAAACCATCAAAGTTTAGCAATAGTGCAGGTATCTAAACTACTAGATAATAATGAACACCCGCTCAAAATAGTAGCAACACTTACCTCTATTTTCCGCACTTGGTTAATAACCAAAGCTGGGGTAGAAACTAAATTATCTGATACGAAGATTGCAGAAATAGCCGAACTTAAAAACCCCAAAAGATTGTATTACCTCAAAGATGAAGTCAAGTTTGTAGGCGTTCAAAAGCTTAAACACAGCCTTACTTTACTTGTACAACTCGAAGCCGAACTCAAAAGCGGAGTTGACAACCTAACCAGTCGAATTGCTGAAATTTCTACGATATGA